Proteins encoded within one genomic window of Strongyloides ratti genome assembly S_ratti_ED321, scaffold srae_chrx_scaffold0000005:
- a CDS encoding Zinc finger protein 64 homolog, protein MYNETFSYQNCQNFTWDNPNIMDDTMVLASSSRDGQSTLFPITFHDGPITPALERLSILRQKGEFCDCEIKVQDKLFAAHRVVLSSVSPYLNSIFKRNMIVKERMVLNSWYPEIFEQILEYCYTGRITINRETCFETLRLANSFLMARLKSYCANYLDQAMDPSNCLSIKDISTKYNIPSLQATACEYFDNNFTKCLLESTNIPEYSYEELRNLLMNPKYNCMLTPEVHIKVITRWTNHYIDDREDAFDELLKQVNPQTINISTIEYLLDYSPLYQNSTFCRFMLMNLVYSYHMPLGKYEIEFQNYYKQANTYGIQSLKCVRQNENMIQHPENEGMSQASYQNFQQPINNDNNQSQIHHNEQSSDMDSNRPSIKLKINMNHKSNSNMENSEIMIDGNENVEKNKNRKRGRPTKEKICTINDNNDIEPESAFFDLDESLEELVLFDTDDDINPDDIIDDKLIVPATGDDAKYQCDNCPFQAATLNIIKLHIAKTHAKNVLYVCPFCQYECTWNKIFYNHMREHFQGPPYKCDHCEYSCDNIHLLLSHRTCHSDEKPFKCGYCDYRSRVKANLYTHVRLHTNDKPYLCEYCDKQFATSIYLKSHLTSHSDERHYACDICDFTTKYASHLLSHKRLHSGDLFHCEYSGCSYSSPKKSQLAAHLRTHLAVRSHTCNICHRSFIEKSHLVRHERIHLEDKPFKCEQCSYASSRRDKLKEHIQKHHTGDNSGNNKPTKRRKRDKLNNESKIQFQKEIALRNRQSDQTKLFRPITHNEIEENIFPDKISSTTHNNVISMNTRTIHHQQQQQQPESNLTEYNDMINIGRIHSNNRSSSVVLQSNQDSILLHNISPSRSLNGNINDILGDDTLYDNIGKVNVDGGHLTRMMGHETSRSFPETPTDPMDSQLIRSPQSVDPQYMIDDFNQMNPPNNGIDMQRPMSLPPYTMPNQMMSQNGHLNNINQVTTYSQPTNTNPQLHNGPGVHNNMHTWGW, encoded by the exons atgtataatgaaactttttcttatcaaaatTGCCAAAATTTTACTTGGG ataatcCAAATATCATGGATGATACGATGGTTCTAGCATCGTCTTCAAGAGATGGTCAAAGTACTTTATTTCCTATTACTTTTCATGATGGTCCAATAACACCAGCATTGGAGAGATTAAGTATTCTACGGCAAAAAGGAGAATTTTGTGATTGTGAAATAAAAGTAcaagataaattatttgctGCTCATCGTGTAGTACTTTCCTCTGTCAGTCCATATTTaaattcaatatttaaaagaaatatgatTGTTAAAGAAAGGATGGTATTAAATTCATGGTATCCAGAAATTTTTGAGCAAATTCTTGAATATTGTTATACAGGAAGAATTACAATTAATCGTGAAACATGTTTTGAAACATTAAGATTAGCTAATAGTTTTCTTATGGCAcgtttaaaaagttattgcGCAAATTATTTAGATCAAGCTATGGATCCATCAAATTGTCTTTCAATAAAGGATATCtctacaaaatataatattccATCATTACAAGCAACAGCATGtgaatattttgataataattttacaaaatgtCTTCTTGAAAGCACTAATATACCAGAATATTCTTATGAAGAGCTTCgtaatttattaatgaatcctaaatataattgtatgTTAACACCAGAAGTACATATTAAAGTTATAACTCGTTGGACTAATCATTATATTGATGATAGAGAAGATGCATTTGATGAGTTATTAAAACAAGTCAATCCacaaacaataaatatatcaacaattgaatatttattagatTATTCACCATTATATCAAAATTCAACATTTTGCAGGTTTATGCTTATGAATCTTGTTTATTCATATCATATGCCATTAGGAAAATATGAAATtgaatttcaaaattattataaacaagCAAATACATATGGTATACAATCATTAAAATGTGTTCGtcaaaatgaaaatatgATTCAACACCCAGAAAATGAAGGGATGTCGCAAGCATcatatcaaaattttcaacaaccaattaataatgataataaccAAAGTCAAATTCATCATAATGAACAATCATCTGACATGGATAGTAATAGACcatcaattaaattaaaaataaatatgaatcATAAAAGTAATAGTAATATGGAAAATTCAGAAATAATGATTGATGGAAATGAAaatgtagaaaaaaataagaatagaAAACGTGGAAGGCctacaaaagaaaaaatttgtacaattaatgataataatgatattgaaCCAGAATCAGCATTTTTTGATTTAGATGAATCATTAGAAGAATTAGTATTATTTGATACAGATGATGATATTAATCCAGATGATATAATcgatgataaattaattgttcCAGCAACTGGAGATGATGCAAAATATCAGTGTGACAATTGTCCTTTTCAAGCAGCAAcactaaatattattaaactaCATATCGCAAAAACACATgcaaaaaatgttttatatgtATGTCCTTTTTGTCAATATGAATGTACAtggaataaaatattttataatcatatGAGAGAACATTTTCaa ggTCCTCCATATAAATGTGATCATTGTGAATATTCCTGTgataatattcatttattattatcacaTAGAACATGTCATTCAGATGAGAAACCATTTAAATGTGGATATTGTGACTATAGGTCGAGAGTTAAAGCAAATTTATATACACATGTTAGATTACATACAAATGATAAACCATATTTATGTGAATATTGTGATAAACAATTTGCAACttctatttatttaaaatctcATTTAACCAGTCATTCAGATGAAAGACACTATGCATGTGATATTTGTGATTTCACTACAAAATATGCTAGTCATTTATTATCCCATAAAAGACTTCATTCTGGTGATTTATTTCATTGCGAATATTCTGGTTGTTCTTATTCATCACCTAAAAAATCACAATTAGCTGCTCATTTGAGAACTCATCTTGCTGTTAGATCTCATACCTGTAATATTTGTCATAGatcatttattgaaaaatccCATCTTGTTAGACATGAAAGAATACATTTAGAAGATAAACCATTTAAATGTGAACAATGTTCATATGCCTCATCAAGAAGAGATAAACTTAAGGAGCATATTCAAAAACACCATACAGGAGATAATTCAGGAAATAATAAACCAACAAAACGTCGTAAAcgtgataaattaaataatgaatcaAAAATACAATTTCAAAAGGAAATTGCATTAAGAAATAGACAAAGTGACCAAACAAAATTATTCCGTCCTATAACACATAATGAAATAgaggaaaatatttttcctgATAAAATATCATCAACTACACATAATAATGTAATTTCAATGAATACTAGAACTATTCATCaccaacaacaacaacaacaacctGAAAGTAACCTTACAGAGTATAAtgatatgataaatattggTAGAATTCATAGTAATAATCGATCATCATCTGTTGTATTACAATCAAATCAAGATAGTATCCTCCTTCATAATATAAGTCCTTCTCGATCTCTAAATggaaatataaatgatattctTGGTGATGATactttatatgataatattggAAAAGTTAATGTTGACGGGGGACATTTAACACGTATGATGGGACATGAAACATCAAGATCATTTCCTGAAACACCAACAGATCCTATGGATAGTCAACTAATAAGAAGTCCCCAATCTGTTGATCCTCAATATATGATAGATGATTTTAATCAAATGAATCCTCCAAATAATGGTATTGATATGCAAAGACCAATGTCCTTACCACCATATACAATGCCAAATCAAATGATGTCACAAAATGGTCatcttaataatattaatcagGTTACTACTTATAGTCAACCTACTAATACAAATCCACAACTTCATAATGGTCCAGGTGTTCATAATAATATGCATACATGGGGAtggtag
- a CDS encoding Immunoglobulin subtype domain and Fibronectin,type III domain and Immunoglobulin-like domain and Immunoglobulin I-set domain and Immunoglobulin-like fold domain-containing protein: MIVINNKLIYGILSLILLILTIQINCNISDNEDGSSKYPLRIEPKGNNYKFVTKAGRNFQVSCVFEKEGIAKVEDIQWLTGDNQKIDAYSSNRIFTIELNDKHTHNPKKLLLFDQLEPRMSGNYTCKGKHFDREYSQTIQLIVTDNLIWNNNDDIVGGMEGDPLIIDCGAIGTPDPDIQFTDENGDLLNENEFKIAGNEITIEKLTSDFQGKKIKCIAVQYFEEHETTSIEEKTFKIDVWTVPQFESHYAESYGIVGRNGRVDCKVVKSNPPVKEFRFFKSNVEIGVNEKFMITVDTPKQEATLHIFNVDEDDFNQYRCDVTNGKASNHQTIILKVSNPPSEVRATLKNVHKHAIKWHLTTTPTEPSDSDTANLPVTQYIIEYVRKDKIMNENDDENDIEINVSTGWSLFGQRQLFNVTHDGMYKIHGLRQNTSYLFRFTAVNAAGTGNPFIVTAKTSSDHHHKYESSSSITKITIINEILVFLGFSIFYLLTVHF; this comes from the exons atgatagttataaataataaattaatttatggAATTCTTTCattgattttattaatattaactaTCCAGATAAACTGTAATATTTCTGATAATGAAG atggTTCTTCAAAATATCCTTTAAGAATAGAACCTAAAGggaataattataaatttgttacAAAAGCTGGTAGAAATTTTCAAGTATCATGtgtttttgaaaaagaaGGAATAGCAAAAGTTGAAGATATACAATGGTTAACAGGagataatcaaaaaattgatGCATATTCAAGTAATAGAATATTTACAATtgaattaaatgataaacaTACACATAATCctaaaaaacttttacttTTTGATCAATTAGAACCTAGAATGTCTGGAAATTATACATGTAAAGGAAAACATTTTGATCGTGAATATTCACAAACAATTCAATTAATTGTTACTGATAATTTAATATGgaataataatgatgataTTGTAGGAGGAATGGAAGGTGATCCATTAATAATTGATTGTGGTGCTATTGGTACCCCTGATCCTGATATACAATTTACAGACGAAAATGGTGATTTACttaatgaaaatgaatttaaaattgcTGGAAATGAGATtacaatagaaaaattaacaaGTGATTTtcaaggaaaaaaaattaaatgtattgCTGTACAATATTTTGAAGAACATGAAACAACAAGTATTGAGGagaaaacatttaaaattgatgTTTGGACTGTTCCACAATTTGAAAGTCATTATGCTGAAAGTTATGGTATTGTTGGAAGAAATGGAAGAGTTGATTGTAAAGTTGTCAAATCAAATCCACCAGTAAAAGAatttagattttttaaaagtaatgttGAAATTGGagttaatgaaaaatttatgattacTGTTGATACACCAAAACAAGAAGCTACACTTCAT atttttaatgttGATGAGGATGATTTTAATCAATATCGTTGTGATGTTACAAATGGTAAAGCTTCAAATCAtcaaacaataattttaaaagtttctaATCCACCATCTGAAGTTAGAGCTACTCTAAAAAATGTTCATAAACATGCTATTAAATGGCATTTAACAACAACACCAACAGAACCATCTGATAGTGATACAGCAAATCTTCCTGTAACACAATATATCATTGAATATGTaagaaaagataaaataatgaatgaGAATGATGATGAAAATGATATAGAAATAAATGTATCAACAGGTTGGAGTCTTTTTGGGCAACGTCAACTTTTTAATGTTACTCATGATGGAATGTACAAAATTCATGGTCTCAGACAAAATACATCATATCTTTTCCGTTTTACAGCAGTTAATGCAGCCGGTACAGGGAATCCATTTATTGTAACAGCTAAAACATCATCAGATCATCATCATAAATATGAATCAAGTTCAAGTATCactaaaataacaataattaatgaaattttgGTTTTCTTAGgcttttctattttttaccttttaacagtacatttttaa